AAGCCATCTTCTATCAGCCTTGAATGGATTAAGTGCCCGGATGTTTGAATTGGCATAATAAAGGGCGCGTTCCAGATGCCCTCATTTATAAGCGCTGCGGTCACGGCAAGTTCAAAACAAGGAAGCCACGCAGAATCACTGATCTAAAAATAATCAACTTCCAGCAGATCTGTGCAGCACCATGCACAGAGTGAAGGAGACATTTTAAATACGGGTATGTACAAAATGATAAATGATTAAATTATGCAGTTATACAATCTGTGTCTGCTCGGAATGGAAAAAGTTGCATTGATATATTTTTTGAAATTGACATTTTACTTTCAAGTTGTCTTCCAACTTGTATGTCATCTTTTTCTGCAGTCACGCTTTTTAGATGAGCGTCACAACGTCTGGACTGTAGAACTACAGGAACAACGTCTGGACTGTAGAACCACAGGAACAACGTCTGGACTGTAGAAAGGATCAGGAACCACATGAATAAGATACAGCAATCTTATTGAGCAAATTGTGACTGCAaaaaaagatgacctggaacgCAAACCAATCCTCTGGCACGGCGTGTCTGCTGGTGCTAGACTTCTGTGTCCTAGCCTCCTTTCCTGTGACCTAGCCTAACCTCTTTTCCTATGTCCTAGCCTAGCCTCCTTTCCTGTTTCTTAGCCTCCTTTCCTTGATTTGCACTGATCTGAAAGCAAAGGATGAGTGAAAACAATATGGAGGATGTTTACTTTCAAATGgctttcattattttattttattttttgcataAGTGTCCATGAAGGAAGGGAAAGCATGAGAGGAAGTAATTTGACTTATAGCCTTATATAGCTTTTCACTAATATAGAcatttataaactgggtagtttggcttctggatgctgattggctgaaagacgTGGAATATCAGACGGTATGGTTGCTTTCCACTGCTAAGACGTTGCATGAATCAACGAACGGTTGCATGCCACGTCATCGACTGTCGACTGTGTCCATCGACTTGTCATCGACTgtcagattgctataacatatgtgGTTAGCTGAAAGGTAAAATACCTATCTAggtgttgtaagatctggcagCGTCTAGCCTACCCCTTGCGAATCTATCAACAAATACCCAAACAAATGAAAACTGCAAAATAAAACTATTTTAATAAAAGACAAAGCCAAGTTAACAATAACATCAGTTGCCAATAGAAACAAGAATTAGAATCAAAACCTAAGGATGAACAATTCCATAAACCAATCTTGTTTGTCGCATCTGAAAATTCCTTACAAAATCATATCCTAGATCTAACGTCTCAAACGCACAGGATGTGGACATAGATTTGATCAAGTTGGCCACTCGGTGGTAAACTCTTGATCAGAATGCCGGGATTCTGATCCCCATAGAAGGGCCTTGGGAGTTTCTGGCTGCAACCTCTCCTCCAATGCAAAAGGCCTGGGAGACTGAGAAGACATTGTGCTTGGAATGATTAAGTggtagtctgggtaccagtcttttTAGCTGACATTCCACTACTTGACCTCCTTGGCATATGTCACGGAAAAGGcaacaaggagtggaatgttagctaaaaagactggtacccagactaatTAAGTGGGTTCAGATCACAACCTTCAGAAGGCAGAACCACTAGATGGTGCCATAAATTTCTGGCAGCGCCATGGTCGGCACCAACACTCGTCCTTCTGAAAGAGAACGAAAAAGATAAAGTTGCATTTCAAATTTGGACTTGAAAAGTATTTGGTTGTTGTGACATAGAATAGCCTGTGTCTCCTCGCCAGTAGATTTCTTCCTGTAGTAGATCAGTCCAGCTGCTATAAAGACCACCCCCAGCAGCAGCCCACAGGCCCCGATCACCATCTTATTCTTCTCAGGACCCGGCATGGAGGGGTCTGTAATCACACAAACAATTAAGACATACATCTAATAATACATAGACTTATAAACCCTCCCTCCCAAAGCACTCGTATCTCATTCAGACACTCcaagtccacacacacacttaccccagtCATACAGTTTGGGCTCAGTGAGGCTGAAGTGCTCCACCATACAGGCGATTCTCTCTCCAGGTGTGGGTGTGTACTCCAGGTGCGAGTGGATCTGGTAGGTCCAATCCCCATTGACCAGCTCCTCTGTGGAAGTCACATTTGAGGTCACTTCCTGTCCGTCCCTCAGCCACGTCACTCTGATTGGTTTGGGGTAGAAGTCGTAGGCGCTGCACACGAGCATGGCCAGGTGTCTGGTACTGAACGGCTCGACTGACCTCAGCCTGACGTAGGGCTCAACTGGAGAGGGAAGAACATACTGGGTTCTTCAGGGCTCGCCTCATGCTCTTTTCATGATGTTCATCTATCTCATCTAGTATGTACTCCTCCTTATCACTACCATTGAGTATGTACTCATTCACTCACCTGCCTTATCTAGTAAGTACCCATACACCACAGGAACGTTGCTGCTGCAGTATTTCTTAATTTCGTCTCTCCTCGCGGCCAGAAAAGCAGGGCCTTTGCAGGCCGTTTCAGTGAAGTTCTTCATCCATTGTGTGTAGACCGTACATTTCTCTGTTGTGCTGTTGTATTGTCCCAGTAACTTCTTGTTGCCGTAGACCTGCAGCAGAAACTCAATATCACGGGGCTCCTCGGAGCTGAACCGACACCTCATCTCAAAGTGTCCAAAATAGCCATCTGTCAAATAAACAGTCACAAACAAGATGAGATCTGGAGGtctcctttttcttctttcatAATATCATCTGATCAACAGACCAGAGAAAACAAATACATTCTGTGGATTTCACTCTTTATGTATCTTTGTCTATAGAAATATTATAAGATGGAATAATTCTTTATCAAAATACAAACATGTTTAGTGCACGATTACAAGAACGCAGAGGATGACACACTTTGGCCACTATATACTTAAATCAAGGGTGAAATTGTAGTGTAGTtattggagggggaggggggggggcgaaCAGCAGACCAGGGGGTCCTCCCCTGCAATGTTTTTGGACATTTTAAAATGCATTTCCTGCGATTGTACACAGCTTGACATCACTTATTATGCCTCTCTTTAGGGTTATTTTGAGGGATATTTGGAAGGGTATTTTGAAAACACAGTATAAGTGGAAAGTTGAAGGCCCCTccccccaaaataaaaaaaatgaatataaTTTTTAGGGAAAACAAACTTTGGGGGGGGGAAACAGCTAAGAGAAAAAAATTGCAGCTTTAtactgctattctacacattttgtcataaaTCAGAGACAATGTTGAAGTTAGTAAGGtgatttcttgcaattctacacattttgggcAGAGAAAAAAAATGCTCTTTTATAGCTCACCTCATGCTATTCTTCAGATTTTTTCCCTTCAGTTTTAAAGCAGGTTTCCTGCTactctacacattttgacatgaggctgagagaaaatgttgccattttaaagtaactgtccagtgaaaatctcccTTTTAAAAGtgaatattctgttaactcattctgttgttggggtacacgcacaccattctgttgatggggtacacccacaccattatgttgatggggtacacccacaccattctgttgttggggtacacccacaccattctgttgatggggtacacccacaccattctgttgatggggtacacccacaccattctgttgatggggtacacccacaccattctgttgatggggtacacccacaccattctgttgatggggtacacccacaccattctgttgatggggtacacccacaccattctgttgatggggtacacccacaccctTCCAAAACTGTATGGAAAACGATTTCACACttattgtaattaattatataTCATATTtgatagaaatctggaaacactggacagttactttaaaagtCAAATTTGGGCAAAACCCCAGGCAAAAACAACAGCTTTAAACTGTATAACTGATCAACCCACCATCATACCAGGTCAtgtaatgttaaaaaaaaaaaatggatgaaTAAGATATTTGGCTACATTTGGCCATTTTTTACCAATCTCTACAGCTTCCATCCAAAAACAAATCCTGTGAAATTATATCAATACATACTGGAgttattcctaaagaaaataatgtacttttcactccatacattttccctgacacccaaaattattcgttacattttgaatgcttagcaggacaggaacatggtccaattcacacacttgtcaagagaacacatggtcatctactgcctctgatctggcagactcactaaacataaatgcgtcatttgtaaatgatgtctgagtgttggagtgtgcccctggatatctgtcaattttaaaaacaagaaaatggtgccgtctgctttgcataatataaggaatttgaaatgatttatacttttacttttgatatttaagcaTATTTTAGAAATGAtatttactttgatacttaagtatatttagaaccaaatacttttagacgtttactgaagtagtattttactaggtgacttccacttttacttcAGTAACTTTTTATTAAAAAGGTATCTATATTTTTACTCATGTATCACAAGTGGGTGCTTTTTCCACCACTAGACTTCAATCCCTTCAGTCTCTCTGTACAGAGACCACAAACAACAGCATTAATGTTGACTATCTCACCACTAGACTTCAATCCCTTCAGTCTCTCTGTACAGAGACCACAAACAACAGCATTAATGTTGACTATCTCACCACTAGACTTCAATCCCTTCAGTCTCTCTGTACAGAGACCACAAACAACAGCATTAATGTTGACTATCTCACCACTAGACTTCAATCCCTTCAGTCTCTCTGTACAGAGACCACAAACAACAGCATTAATGTTGACTATCTCACCACTGGACTTCAATCCCTTCAGTCTCTCTGTACAGAGACCACAAACAACAGCATTCATTTTGACTATCTCACCACTACAAGTGTCTATAATGGCAGTCATTTTGCAAAGCTCAAGACGATAACTGAGACTTTGGACTGACTTTGTGTACCTTGATCAATTCAAAGTCATTCTGTGGTTCCTGTCAAACCTGATCACAACTATAGGACAGGAGCAGATTTTTACTCACCTActccagacagagaggagaagagaagcaaTAGGTGGATGGACGAGAGATTCAGCACAGACATGTTtacttctcagaacaagaacagagtTAGATACCTCCTTCTGTGTCTCTATGTGGTTAATGTTGGCCTGTGTCTATAACGGAACGGAACAGAATGAGGAATCAGATTGGATGGACCAATGTCAGTCCAGTAGTGAAACAGCTCTAATGTCTTTCAGGAAGTcatttgttatattgttatgctctctctctctcactaagcATATCACAAAGCACTGCAATTCATGACTGATGTGTAATTACattaccagctaaaatattgcaatcagattacagattattttgaaaaactagattacttctcaaattacttttaaattcagaatcGATGTTTGTGAAAAAA
The genomic region above belongs to Oncorhynchus mykiss isolate Arlee chromosome 3, USDA_OmykA_1.1, whole genome shotgun sequence and contains:
- the LOC110535585 gene encoding H-2 class II histocompatibility antigen, E-S beta chain-like isoform X1, producing MTAIIDTCSGEIVKMNAVVCGLCTERLKGLKSSDGYFGHFEMRCRFSSEEPRDIEFLLQVYGNKKLLGQYNSTTEKCTVYTQWMKNFTETACKGPAFLAARRDEIKKYCSSNVPVVYGYLLDKAVEPYVRLRSVEPFSTRHLAMLVCSAYDFYPKPIRVTWLRDGQEVTSNVTSTEELVNGDWTYQIHSHLEYTPTPGERIACMVEHFSLTEPKLYDWDPSMPGPEKNKMVIGACGLLLGVVFIAAGLIYYRKKSTGEETQAILCHNNQILFKSKFEMQLYLFRSLSEGRVLVPTMALPEIYGTI
- the LOC110535585 gene encoding H-2 class II histocompatibility antigen, E-S beta chain-like isoform X2; this translates as MSVLNLSSIHLLLLFSSLSGVDGYFGHFEMRCRFSSEEPRDIEFLLQVYGNKKLLGQYNSTTEKCTVYTQWMKNFTETACKGPAFLAARRDEIKKYCSSNVPVVYGYLLDKAVEPYVRLRSVEPFSTRHLAMLVCSAYDFYPKPIRVTWLRDGQEVTSNVTSTEELVNGDWTYQIHSHLEYTPTPGERIACMVEHFSLTEPKLYDWDPSMPGPEKNKMVIGACGLLLGVVFIAAGLIYYRKKSTGEETQAILCHNNQILFKSKFEMQLYLFRSLSEGRVLVPTMALPEIYGTI
- the LOC110535585 gene encoding H-2 class II histocompatibility antigen, E-S beta chain-like isoform X3, with translation MRCRFSSEEPRDIEFLLQVYGNKKLLGQYNSTTEKCTVYTQWMKNFTETACKGPAFLAARRDEIKKYCSSNVPVVYGYLLDKAVEPYVRLRSVEPFSTRHLAMLVCSAYDFYPKPIRVTWLRDGQEVTSNVTSTEELVNGDWTYQIHSHLEYTPTPGERIACMVEHFSLTEPKLYDWDPSMPGPEKNKMVIGACGLLLGVVFIAAGLIYYRKKSTGEETQAILCHNNQILFKSKFEMQLYLFRSLSEGRVLVPTMALPEIYGTI